The Atribacter laminatus genome contains the following window.
CAAGATGATTCGGGTGGGAATAGCAGGTGCAACTGGTTATACCGGTCTTGAATTGTTGCGTATTTGTTCTCATCACCCTGAAGTTGAAATCATTTGGGCAACTAGTGATAGCTATTCGGGGATAGAGTTGGGGAATTATTGTCCAGCATGGCAGGGTCGAACCTGTATGGTTCTTGAAAAACCGGATATGGAGGAAATGGCTCGAGAAGTTGATGTAGTATTTTTGGGATTACCCCATGGCGTTTCAATGGATTACGTTCCAGCTATTTTTCCCCATGCCAAGGTTATTGATCTGGGAGCCGATTTTCGTATTCAAAATCTTGAGACATATGAAAAGTATTATGGTTTACACCATAAACTTCCTACGGTTGTTCGAGAAGCGGTCTATGGATTACCGGAAATTTACCGACAAAAAATAAAAACCGCTCAAATAATTGCTAATCCCGGATGTTATCCAACTTCAATTATTATTCCCCTTTATCCTTTACTAAAAAATCAAATTATTCAACCTGAGATTATAGCTGATAGCAAGTCGGGAGTGACCGGTGCCGGAAAAAAACCAACCGAAGTGACCCATTTTTGTGAAATTGATGGAAGTTTTAAGGCCTATAAGATTGGCGAACACCGGCA
Protein-coding sequences here:
- the argC gene encoding N-acetyl-gamma-glutamyl-phosphate reductase, translated to MIRVGIAGATGYTGLELLRICSHHPEVEIIWATSDSYSGIELGNYCPAWQGRTCMVLEKPDMEEMAREVDVVFLGLPHGVSMDYVPAIFPHAKVIDLGADFRIQNLETYEKYYGLHHKLPTVVREAVYGLPEIYRQKIKTAQIIANPGCYPTSIIIPLYPLLKNQIIQPEIIADSKSGVTGAGKKPTEVTHFCEIDGSFKAYKIGEHRHQPEIQEQLSSAYGGSVDIVFTPHLLPIKRGILSTIYVQGDPSVSEKEMWKIIENFYHNEPWVRVYPLGQFPELKWVLGSNFCDIGLKKVDKKHFVIVSAIDNLTKGASGQAVQNMNILFGVDERVGLPSSVLYP